The DNA sequence gttaatgataaataaaacattataattatagataatataaatGTTTGCTTACACTTATCGGTAATTACATGACTTGAAAGATTTGTTATAGTTGCAAACTATTCAACACGcgtttaatttttgttgataGAAAAAAACTTAATCTTGTAAATTTTCGTAATTTTGACTgttaaaatgttaataaattttaaagtttcccacatgtatattttatttaatgtaattttcaaCTATCGAgcatttttctaattatatttcttGTAAGGCTCATTTTATTTCTGCCTTATGTTTAAAGGTTGTCCCAAATTTATTGGGCCTAAGGattggcccatagggtgccaaggcccctaaaACAGCCAAGAGTCCTCATTCAGCTCTCACTTGCAAACAGTCCCTTCTATACGCTCCCCTTTCTTTTCAGAGGCTCTGTTAGGGTTAACCTCAATCTTGGTCACGTAACTCAACCTCATtctctactccatgtaagtatcTTCCCAACCTATACTTGTCCCCGTTGATCACTCTTCGTATTTTCAGTTAGGGTTTCATAGTAACACCATTTCTCGTTTCTATTCCACTATCTCTTTCAGCTCATTAGTTCGTTCCTGGATCTGTCGTACTCCATTGTTTAGAGTCGAGGCCTCTTTTAGCTattttcaggtaagggaagctagatccTTTTGTATATTTCGTGAAATCTACCTGTTTTTCCGTTTATATCATGTTGAATGGACTGTGTGTGAATATGAGCTGCTGGAATGCCTTATTGAACTGTTTGGGTGCGTTTGTGTGACTATTGCACGAGAGAACAGTGGTGAGCACAAGttttctcgcctaggcgagattaacagaggctcgcccaggccCTTCTACgcgagttgtcgctcaggcgaccaaccCTATTTTGAGCGAGCGGATGTCTCGCTCAGACGAGgggagtctcgcctaagcgagaatgagcAGAAGGCCATTGTTCCTGATTGTCGAGCTCTCGactaggcgaaaggagctcgcttgagcgagggtccctctcgcctgagcgaggccttTCAGCTtgagcgaggagctgggcgaggGTGCGTTCTTATTTTGTTGCTTCTCTGTTCTTGTATGGTTGGCACATGTTTGATTGGATTATTATGTTAAAAGCATGAGAAacatgaatatgcatgagtgataTGGTTCATGGGTTATGAATGATAAGTTTGATATGATCTTGGTATGTGACTTGaatgggatggttggttatcaAAGTGGCATGGTTATGGCATGATAAAGGATTCTATATTGGTTATGCGAAACATGAATTGTATATGGTTAGGGCGTAATttcatgagcctctaggtgagacctcatggtggtgcctcagtttggtcgggacgtaattccatgacccctgttagtggaaattcatggtggtgccccatctatataatttagtaaggattcaatgtaaggttgcatcctgacactctatagagtcagttagtctcacataaagcgtactgactctagtggtgagagtagcaggaggcctgaaactcattaagggctaaccgtGTGTGTGGGGGATGAAACACGGTAACATTTAGCTCGGGGGAGagcagctcggtagagcagggaagtccaccataagtgcaagcatccgctaaattcgactaattatatgtatccggatgaatCGTgactgagtcttagtgtattgtttgaagagtcataacatgtttggttgacatATATTCCTTGGACTGTGAAATAGCATGTAACTATATGACAAACTGTTTTCTACTCTAGCGTACCCTTTTGTCTGGTGTATGTTTTGTTGTGTGATTTTTctctctttgcgatgatcatcaatttattgatgtgagcgagaaatactcgtggtcaacatggagatggtgattccgctgcttaatCTCTGGACTGGCTTCCGCTTTTGGGTTTTTcttttagggctatggcccatgtactgtTGGGCCTTTGGgctttatttttgaaatattgtcGTTATTCCTTTATACTTTCTTTTTGGCATTATAGTGTCCCTTGAATATTGTATGGAATAGTGTTTATACTCCAGAACTGCACtactatattattttgtgtgacgcttcctttaatttgGATTGTTAATTAATTGGGATATTACATTTCTCACATTAAAAAAGCCAAATTAAATCCAAAATATCCCATGTTTGTAGTTTGCATACACCATCAATACAAAAGTTTTGCGCTCATAATTAGCTTGAAATAACTTATTAGGTGACTTTTATacataattatgataaatataaataaatttatcatattataatttacAAGTAAATgctaatataaaattattttgcgTAACCTATTTTCAGAAGTTATAATAAGAATTAGAATTATCTGTGGGTATTTTGTTAATTGAATTAGGTATCATGTCTTTAGCTATTGCTTTTATGCTAGTATTAATTTTAtcgttaattttaatattaaagtaatattttagtttattaatgtttttagaCATCgcattactttaaatatttcatttatttaaagttttattttactttaattctcaaacttaaattgttttttataaccTATATATTTTGAAGTACTTTCAAAATTACTCCACACATTCATACGAAATTAGCAGTACCGTGTATTTGAATAATGAAGGACGCATCCAGTCATGCCACATAGATTTATTGAATGACAtggattttcttttaattttgtttaacttaaatatgatttttattttcttaaacttagaTCAATCTTTTTATATCCCAAAATTATagtctctaaattttaaaagttatcgATAATAAGTAACTAAAATGACAGCGAGTAATTTAGACTCTTActcataaattaattatgattatttattattactagaGATTAGGTAcgaataattttactttataaaatggtatttaactaaattattttaatgattaattatttttattttttttaatttgattgtttaTTAATGATATTCTAACACAAAAATTTGACTCACTTTTGACATCAGTGACGTGTCAACAGCAATagatttatgaaaaacaattttcaattttcttttaattgatgACAGTGGCCGTTTCGTCTACCATTCGCTCTTGTTCTCTTTCTCCCATTCCTCACGACCATCCCTTTAGGTTTCCTTCTACCGGAGACGTCGCTGAGGCTATTCACCGGATGGTGAATGCGATGCAGCCACTCGTAGCAGCGCAGCCTAGAACAGCAATTGCACCAATCAGGGTGCCGATCGTGGAGGACTTCTTGCGCCACAAGCCAGCGGAGTTCACTAGCAAAGCCTCTCCTGATGAAGCAGATGCATGGCTCCACAAATGCGAGAAGATCTTCAAGGTGATGAACTACGAAGATGAGCAGAAGCTACTGTTTACCACCTCTTTGCTGAATGAGGATGCAGAGTATTGGTAGGCGGGAATGCAACAACAAATGCAGACCCGGGAAGAACAAGTGGAGTGGACTAGCTTTAGAACGCGGTTCCTGGAGAAATACTTTCCTGACACGGCCAAGCGAGACAGGGAAGAGGGGTTTCTAGCATTGCAGCAGGGAGAGATGACAGTACAGGAGTACGTAAATAAGTTTAAGCACCGTGCGAGATACTACTCACAGAATATTACAGAAGAGTGGAGGTGCTTGAAGTTTGAGCGAGGACTCAAACATGAATTGAAGAAGGTGGTGACACCTTTGAGGGAGAGAAGATTTTCGGTCTTGGTGGAACAGGCCAAGAGTGTTGATCATCTGGAGAAGGGCCCTGGTCCAGTTATGAGCCGACATCAGAAAAATGTCACTGAGGCTAGGTAGATGAAAAAGCCTTACAGGCGACCACAAACATCCTAGGGTCCCTCTTGCTACCAGTGTGGTGGACCCCATCTGAAGAAGAATTTTCCTCAGCTGGCAGGTGGAGTAGGAGGGTCAGGCGACCGTCGCAAGTGCTTTATATGCGACAAACCGGGACACTTCGCCAACAGTTGCCCAGAAAAGAAGAGTTTGAGTGTTAAGAAGCCAGCAGCATCGCCAGCAGAGAGAGCTAGAGCGGCTGGCAGGGTCTTTGCTTTGACCTCCACAAAGGCTACTAAATTAGGTAATCTCATCCTTGAGCCATGTTTAATGTTGGGACAATCAGTTTTGGTGTTGTTTGATTCTGGAGCAACACATTCCTTCATTGCTAATGCGTGTGTGGGGAGATTGAAATTGGTGAAACGTGATTTGGGGTGCGAGTTGCTCATTTCAACTCCCTTCTCAGGTCAAGTGGCTACCAGTTCAGTCTGCGTTGGGTGTTCAATGGAAGTGGCAGGTCACAGATtcaaggtgaacttggtgtgcttgTCTTTGGAGGGACTGGATGTAATCTTGGGGATGGACTGGCTGTCTAACAATCAcatcataattgattgtggacggcgcaTTTTGGTATTCCCAGAACATGAGGGATTGGAGCTCATCTCGGCTCAGAGGGTGATAAATGAAGTAGAAGCCGGAGCCATCTGTTTTATGATAGTGACTCATGCAGAGAAGAATAGCACTGCCGAGAAGATCAGTGTGATTCCAGTAGTGGAGGAGTATGCTGATGTGTTTCCAGATGAAATACCAGAGTTTCCACCGagtagggatgtggatttcaccaTCGATCTTATCCTTGGAGTTGGCCCAGTGTCCATGGCGCCCTATAGAATGGCACCAACAGAGTTGGCTGAGTTGAAgaagcaaataaaatatttgcttgagaagaagttcatccgaACCGAGCGCATCACCTTGGGTAGCACCGGTACTActagtaaagaaaaatgatgGCAGCTCGaggttgtgtgttgattaccGTTAGTTGAATAAGCTGaccataaagaataagtatccaCTACCGAGGATCGATGATCTGTTGGATCAGCTGAGGGGAGCCGCAgtgttctctaagattgacttgaggtctggatatcatcagatcttagtcaaactAGAGAATGTGCAGAAGATGGCGTTCAGGTCACGCTATGGGcattacgagtatgtagtgatgTCGTTCGGAGTGACAAATGCTCCTGCTattttcatggactacatgaacagaatATTTTGACCGTACTTGGATCAGTTTGTGGTCGTGTTTATTGACGACATACTAATATACTCGAAGAGTCGGGATGAAACATAGAGCATCTGAGATTGGTGCTGGGAATTCTCAGAGAGCATAAATTATATGGGAAGTTGTCGAAGTGTGAGTTTTGGCTGGAGGAGGTACAGTTCTTGGGCCATGTAATCTCAGCCCAAGGAATAGCAGTGGACCCAGTGAAGATTGAGACAatggtgaagtgggagagacCGCAAACAATTATTGAGGTGAGAAGTTTATTGGGTCTGGCTGGTTATTACAGGCGTTTTGTGGAAGGAttctccaagatggtgagtccattGACTCAACTCACCAGGAAGGACCAGCCATTTTCTTGGACAGACGAATGTGAAGTCTATTTTGAGGACATGAAGTGGAGATTAACCACTGCACCTATACTAGCTATTCCTGACACAACCAAGACgtttgaggtgtactgtgatgcTTCATACCAAGGTTTAagttgtgtgttgatgcaggagaaaCGACCTATTGCTTATGCATCTCGTCAGCTAAAGGTACATGAGAAAAACTATCCTACACACGACTTGAAATTAGCGACGGTGGTTTTTGCTCTCAAAACATGGAGGCACTACTTGTTTGGGGAACAATTTCAGGTATTCAGTGATCACAAGAGtttaaaatacttgtttgatcagaaggaattgaatatgaggcagaggcgcTGGATGGAATATCTGAAggattacgactttgagctATTATACCACCCTGGTAAGGCTAATGTCGTAGCAGACGCTCTAAGCAGGAAGAAAGCTCATGTGTCGGCCATGATGATTAAGGAGTTGGAGTTGATCGAGAAGCTGCGAGATATGAATCTAGGATTGGATATGGAGGCAGGTCACATACGGTGCAGCATGTTAAGGATCACTAATGAGTTTCTGGATGAGGTTCGGGTAGAACAGTGTAAGGATCAGGAACTGCAACATATCATTAGTGGGTTGGGCACAGAGAAGAGAAAGGACTTCAGGATGGTCAGAGATGGTATCTTACGTTTTAGAGAAAAGGTGTGTGTACCCGGCAGTCGGGTATTGAGGAAAatgctcttggatgaagggcataagagtcgtcttagcatacaaccaggtatgactaagatgtacaaggACTTGAAGGCGACTTTCTGGTGGACTGGCATGAAAATTGATGTGGCAGATTATGTAGCATCTTGCTTAGTGTGCGAAAAAGCGAAGATCGAACATCAGAGGCCAAGTGGTATGTTGGAGCCTCTTGAGATTCCTCAGTGGAAATTGGACAGTATTTTCATGGATTTTGTTACGCATCTACCAAGGTCAGTGAAGGGGCATGATTCCATATGGGTAATAGTGGATAGATTGACGAAGTGCGCACACTTTCTACCCATTAATCAAAATATGTCTCTAGATAAACTGGCATTGTTGTATGTCAGGGAAATAGTCAGATTACATGGTGTGCCTGCGAGTATCATATCAGATAGAGATCCGAGATTTACATCGAGGTTCTGGCAGTCGCTGGAGAACACCTTGAGCACTCAGTTAAGAATGAGCTCGgcatatcatcctcagactgatggccagtctgagagaacCATACAGTCTCTGGAGGACTTACTTAGAACATGTGTCCTGGATCATCTCGGGACGTGGAGTGATGTGCTACCGCTGGTggagttcacttataataataactaccATTCCAGCATTGGGATGGCCCCTTACGAGGCCTTGTATGGCAGAAGATGTCGAACATCTTTGTGTTGGCAACAAGATGGAGAGTCTGTGGTACTTGGTCTAGAGTTCTTACAACAAACTACTGAGAAAGTAAGGGTAATACAGGATCGGATGCGTGCAACTCAGAGTCGACAGAAATCCTACAcagataagaggaggaggccaCTTAAGTTTGAGGCTGGTGACCACGTGTTCCTCAGGGTTACACCTACAGTAGGTATTGGGAGAGCATTGAAgtcgaggaagttgactcctCGATTCATCGGTCAATATCAGATTACTAGGCGAATTGGACCAGTGGTGTACGAGATTGCATTGCCACCTCACTTGGCAAACCTACATAATGTTTTCCACGTatcacagttgaggaagtacgtggCGGATCCTAGTCATGTGCTGGAGCATGATGATGTCCAGGTGCGTGAGAATCTGACTTTGGGAGTTGGACCGGTGAGAATTCTagattctcaagtcaaacaactcAAAGGGAAGGAGATTCAGACTGTGAAGGTTCTCTGGGACGAGGCAACCcaggagatgacttgggagatggaggatctcatgaggaagtcttatcctcacctATTTGTTGGTAAGTCTTATTTTCGTGGACGAAAACTTTTAAAGGTGGGAGAaatgtaagacccatgaaattaattaattaataaatgtgagtagaaagagcctttatggcattaattattgtttgatgtgacgtgaaaaagtactagctcaagtggttgagagtactttgattgtgtgagaggacttgagtttgagtcctatgtatgccaattatgtgttgtatggtttattgttattttgttttggtaatgAAATTGTGAATGGTGAATGATagtataatcataaaattataatggttatcaccaaatgtgaattggcatagtggttgcgCTTTgaccttatgagtggaaggtcatgggttcaaactaggggtgggcaaaaaatctaattttcttgatccaatccacttttgctccaatccaatccatttataatccattttattaaaaatccaatccatttaaaatccatttaatggatatggatttcaatctaatttacattttatatattggatatccattttataaatcaagatttttaaatgtggataatccaaaaaatccaatccaaattttcaatttaaatttttagttgggttagattaaaggttgagatggactatACTAAATTCAAACTTGGACgggccttgctcgacgacctatacAGATCGAGCAGGCCGTCGAGCAAGGCCCGacgaccataagaggttgggcgagcctaaagatatgaacgggtTAGGCGGACCcaatgacccgaatgggcccaacgATCCGAAAAATTCGAgtgagcccgatgacccaaacggggCAGGCGGGCCCAATGACCAGATGAGCCAGGTGGGCCTGAAGACCCAAACGAACCAGGCAGGTTCGAAGATTCGAACAGGCCAAGCAGACCCGATGACCTGAACAGGTCAAGCGGGCTTGAAGAAccgaacgggtcaggcaggcccaaagacccgaacgggttAGGCGGACCCAAAGACCCGAAAGGGTCACGCggacccgaagacccgaacggaccAGGCGGGATCACTGACGAAAGCAAGTCAGGCAacccaaagacccgaacgggtcaggcaggCCCAGAGACCCGAACAGAcccaacgacccggacgggcccgacgaaccGAAcgggcccaaagacccgaactGGGCGGACGACCTAGATGGGCCTGaggacccagacgggcccgacgaccggACGAGCTTGACaacctacacgggccttacgactTGAATGACATGACGAAACGaagacccggacgggcccgacgacccaaacgggcctgacgacccggacaTGCCCGATGACCCAGATCGGTCAGATGACCCGGACAGGCCTGACGACCTTGACGtacccgacgacccagacgggccccaCGACTCGAATGTGCCCGACTACCCCGATTGGGCCCGACTGTTTGGACGGGTCGTCTGGCCTGTCTGGCCCATCCAGGTTGTCGGACCCATTCGAGTCGTCCGGTCCGTTCGCGTCGTTGAGCCTGTTCatgttgtcgggcccgtccgagttgtccggcccgttcgggtcacccaggccttaatgacacaagttttaaaaaattcaatttaattttcttttataaaaaatggattctggattttgaacttgatccaaatatttggattggatttaaatcttgatccaaatatttggatctagattttaaaaaaatccaaactacttttgctaaaaatatggatttgggtcaaaaatctaatccaattatttggatctaaaatagatgtggattggatcattaaaaatccaatccatgcccacccctagttcaaaccttgatggacatagagtaaattttatttttgctaactattagtgtggtttgaatgtgaagaggcaaagaaaacctagcagaaggGTAACCATTAGGTGCTGAAAAATCACCAACTAAAGGACTTGAATAGCCATTAAGCCCACACTAAAGCCAATCTcgttttttttcattaaccaTCTTAAGGCACTTATAAAAGGAAGAATTTAAGGGGTAAGGGGCTGAATTGAGAGAGAGTCCGTGGTAAATCATTGGCGAACCAAGGAATCCCATTTTCTTCCCAATTTCAATCAAgcattcaggttaggggagcttaaTCGTAATTGTATGCTTTTGGTCATACTGCATGCTTGTGATACTGTCTTGCCATGAAATTTCGTGTTCCACATGAGAGGAATTAGGTGTTGGGTTTTTGGGTACTGTTCTATTGGTGTTTTTACATAAATGTATGATCATAATGGATGTCTGCACTATGTACGCCACTATTGTGCAAATTTGAGGGTTGGGGGACTATATTGTATCTAAATTATGTCTTACGTTTGATGCAATTGATACAAACTATTTTGGTGTGAATTGGTatgttgtttgttgttgttgcgTGCGTGATCAGGGTAGGAGTCTGCatttttcgctcaggcgagccaggctcgcctaggcgagattagcagagaCGTAAAACCTTGTGGTTACGCgagcttctcgctcaggcgacgaggGTTGGGGTGAGCGAGAGacactctcgctcaggcgagagtggctcgcctaagcgaggtcgtgAAGAAGTTTGCGCGtgttgagcgcgacttctcgcccaggcgagggatCTTTGGGGTTTTGGACAATAGAcactctcacttaggcgagagtggctcgcctaagtgagTTCTCGAAGTGCATTGGTGATTGTTTTGTCGAAAATTTCGTCTAGGCGAGGTTTGTGTGTTGTTTTGAGCGAAGGTGTGATTTGCCcaggcgagaggatctcgcctaagcgagataacgtgatgCAGCCattgttttaagctcgctcaggcgaggtgagctagcctaagcgaggctgaaggcttagcttgggcgagtgtccttggcttaagcgagtttatgtgaaTTTTCATGTTTGTGTGAACTTGTGTGTGTGATATGACTACTTTtcctaagtataggaagtatatgcatgtgttgtggtgtgtgggcttgaaggactaagtccaataggggtctgggatgtgcttgatggttggacacatgatgggcatggaactcgttgagttcccgtcggctactaatgggcgaggagtccttggtatggtgattacatgtgtcgagcgcacgatgggcaaggaactgttatgttcccgtcggctactattggacgaggagtccatagtatggtgattgcgtgcatGTTAGGGTCCAAGTTGAGAAGGCTTGGATGTTTTATTACAGAcaaggagtctgtagggcaggactatgagcgggataggctcgtagggttgaaccacgaatgggttagtttcgtggaagcacggtgaagtcccaagacctagttcgtgtatatgactcatgaaggactatgaggtcatggtggGGTAATTTGAAAAGCATGCAATTtaagttatgttattttgggatgagtgacatatttatttcatgtatctgttttatatattgtgcataactcaccctttctgcgtgtgtgtggcgatgatcgaatGACTCGTTATTCGGAAGCaaatgatttgacaggtggACCAGGAGATGCATAGGCTCGGAGCGAGGGATAGCTGGGGATTTTGTTTATAtgtcttattttgattttgagataAATATGCAACCCTTTGGGAGCCATATGAATATTGTTTTAGTATTataaattatggactcctgATTTTATGAcagttatattaaagttttaaatttcccatgtttttttgggaaatggttttatattaaatgcggtaattatttttatttcgaattttaattattaaatattagtaatattccttagggatgttataGCATGTGTTTTTGCCGGTGTGGGAAGTTTTTTACCAATGAAAACTTCAACTTTTAAAACATCCGAGAACGATTTCACAAAGATGGTTTATGTTGTGGCGACATTGTCTAGTTTCTCTTTTCCAGATTTGGTGTCAATACCCTTGTCATCAGCCATAAGTCTTTAAGATTGTTGTAAAATGCTTATAAGAACACGAACCAAATCAGTtttcactacaacaaaaatgaattttagtgacaaaaatttagtgacaaatataaattttgtcatt is a window from the Vigna unguiculata cultivar IT97K-499-35 chromosome 7, ASM411807v1, whole genome shotgun sequence genome containing:
- the LOC114191172 gene encoding uncharacterized protein LOC114191172, which codes for MQQQMQTREEQVEWTSFRTRFLEKYFPDTAKRDREEGFLALQQGEMTVQEYVNKFKHRARYYSQNITEEWRCLKFERGLKHELKKVVTPLRERRFSVLVEQAKSVDHLEKGPGPVMSRHQKNVTEASCPEKKSLSVKKPAASPAERARAAGRVFALTSTKATKLGNLILEPCLMLGQSVLVLFDSGATHSFIANACVGRLKLVKRDLGCELLISTPFSGQVATSSVCVGCSMEVAGHRFKVNLVCLSLEGLDVILGMDWLSNNHIIIDCGRRILVFPEHEGLELISAQRVINEVEAGAICFMIVTHAEKNSTAEKISVIPVVEEYADVFPDEIPEFPPSRDVDFTIDLILGVGPVSMAPYRMAPTELAELKKQIKYLLEKKFIRTERITLGSTGTTSKEK